A DNA window from Impatiens glandulifera chromosome 7, dImpGla2.1, whole genome shotgun sequence contains the following coding sequences:
- the LOC124945159 gene encoding probable pectin methyltransferase QUA2, whose translation MSTRPLHRGSSGGGHFSLNSHDFWDDDSQKKDKTEKDDIDTQSYLSFRFPFQFLFQDNSSPKRKQQQQHSLVENGFAASNPTDTPLNMRNRHKLIMFLFKFALASIVVVALTVSFWLTISIRNKSRGFGMFHGYRRLEEQLKSDLQDIGELSLGSPRSKELEFCPEEFENHVPCYNISDEQNIDRHCSQRTPLNCLIRPPINYQIPLRWPTGKDVIWFANVKITAQEVLSSGSMTKRMMMLEERQISFRSSLTFDGIEDYSHQIAEMIGLRNESNFIQAGVRTILDIGCGYGSFGAHLFSKHLLTMCVANYEASGSQVQLTLERGLPAMVGSLNSKQFPFPSLSYDMVHCARCGVDWDQRDGIMLIEVDRVLRPNGYFVFTSPLTNIQASVRNKVNQKRWKFISDFVENLCWELVSQQDETVVWRKNSKPSCSSRKSGSTTAICSKSQDVESPYYRPLQSCIGGTHSRRWVPIDGRPATSRLNPSQLEIYGVQSEEYGEDKEHWSRTVGNYWSLLSPLIFSDHPKRPGDEDPSPPYNMLRNVMDMNARYGGFNSALLEAGKSVWVMNVVPTSGPNYLPLILDRGFVGVSHDWCEPFPSYPRTYDMVHAEGLLTVETNQKLSCSTLDLFLEIDRLLRPEGWVILRDSTALIESARWRATKLKWDARVVEIDSNGEEKLLVCQKPFFSRKQVISQK comes from the exons ATGTCTACTAGGCCTCTTCATCGAGGTTCATCTGGTGGTGGGCATTTCTCCTTGAACAGCCATGATTTCTGGGATGATGATTCTCAGAAGAAAGACAAAACAGAGAAGGATGATATAGATACCCAATCCTATCTATCTTTCAGATTCCCATTCCAGTTTCTTTTTCAAGACAATTCATCTCCCAAAcgaaaacaacaacaacaacacagTCTTGTCGAAAATGGTTTTGCAGCATCGAATCCTACAGACACCCCTTTAAATATGAGAAACCGTCACAAATTGATCATGTTTCTGTTTAAATTTGCCTTAGCTTCGATTGTAGTTGTGGCTCTAACTGTTTCATTCTGGTTGACAATTTCGATAAGAAACAAATCCAGAGGTTTTGGAATGTTCCATGGTTATAGGAGACTCGAAGAACAGCTCAAATCGGATCTACAGGATATTGGAGAGCTGTCTCTAGGTTCTCCAAGGTCGAAAGAATTGGAATTCTGTCCTGAAGAGTTTGAAAATCATGTCCCATGCTACAACATTTCAGATGAACAAAACATCGACAGACATTGTAGCCAGCGAACACCTCTCAACTGCTTGATTCGTCCGCCAATCAATTATCAGATTCCTCTTAGATGGCCAACTGGAAAAGATGTTATTTGGTTTGCAAATGTCAAGATTACTGCACAGGAGGTACTATCCTCTGGAAGCATGACAAAAAG GATGATGATGTTGGAAGAAAGGCAGATATCTTTCCGTTCATCCCTCACGTTTGATGGTATTGAAGACTATTCTCATCAAATAGCTGAAATGATAGGACTAAGAAATGAATCGAATTTCATACAAGCCGGA GTTAGAACCATATTGGACATAGGGTGCGGCTATGGAAGCTTCGGTGCTCATCTGttttcaaaacatttattaacAATGTGTGTTGCAAACTATGAAGCTTCGGGCAGTCAAGTCCAACTGACTCTCGAAAGAGGTCTTCCTGCGATGGTTGGTTCTCTAAACTCGAAGCAATTCCCTTTCCCTTCGCTCTCGTATGACATGGTTCATTGTGCACGATGTGGAGTTGACTGGGATCAAAGAG ACGGTATTATGCTGATAGAGGTGGATCGTGTTTTAAGGCCTAATGGGTATTTCGTGTTTACGTCGCCGCTAACCAATATTCAGGCATCCGTTCGAAACAAAGTAAATCAAAAGAGATGGAAGTTTATCAGTGATTTCGTGGAAAATCTCTGTTGGGAATTGGTGTCGCAACAAGATGAAACTGTTGTATGGAGAAAGAATAGTAAACCGAGCTGTTCTTCCCG AAAATCCGGGTCTACAACTGCAATCTGTAGTAAATCTCAAGATGTGGAGTCACCATACTATAGGCCATTACAATCCTGCATAGGTGGAACACATAGTCGAAGATGGGTACCGATCGATGGAAGGCCAGCCACGTCTAGATTGAATCCTTCTCAGCTTGAAATCTATG GTGTTCAATCGGAAGAGTATGGGGAGGACAAAGAACACTGGAGCAGGACTGTTGGAAATTACTGGTCTCTTCTATCGCCTTTGATATTTTCGGATCATCCTAAGAGACCTGGCGATGAAGATCCATCTCCACCTTATAACATGCTTAGGAATGTGATGGATATGAACGCACGTTATGGCGGTTTCAATTCTGCTCTATTGGAAGCTGGTAAATCCGTATGGGTAATGAATGTGGTTCCTACGAGTGGGCCTAACTATCTTCCGTTAATACTTGACAGAGGTTTTGTCGGAGTATCACACGATTG GTGCGAACCGTTTCCAAGCTACCCTCGAACGTATGATATGGTGCATGCGGAGGGACTTTTGACAGTTGAAACTAATCAGAAGCTAAGTTGTTCAACGCTGGACCTCTTCTTGGAAATCGACAGATTACTCAGGCCAGag GGTTGGGTTATACTGCGAGATTCAACAGCTCTGATTGAATCAGCGAGATGGCGTGCAACAAAGTTGAAATGGGATGCGCGGGTAGTAGAGATCGACAGCAATGGGGAGGAGAAACTACTAGTTTGCCAGAAACCATTCTTCTCGAGAAAACAAGTGATCAGCcagaaatga
- the LOC124944901 gene encoding uncharacterized protein LOC124944901, translating to MSRFNCFFQLAGKKKKNKDKDFSKGSDYNRKLKTLNVMLESPAKTCEPNGSNSTSFTMPVPFSIPENARCNVKVTKSHDSPVKDEAMEVAYEGGDEHEENQPIKKDFSDHVDLHTHSLEKKSVHFDQFENPSEKDDDDDDAKLSLEIMQSGHVSDPGTRKAEFLASPKLKRSCSNLETRSMFRRNTEQASMLHTYLNEELEKLVERGTNNFRPHHQGSPTSIMTRCSADKVMLKKHSSSQILPSGSRKIWWKLFLWSHRNMSMLWTNKNQVPENSNFNQQGGYSSDTLEPSRALKLDQVESPISKSRLWPQNQWLAFSAESPLSRVDEWMKELPIQPQLLKKEDDNDCLISYPPSPARSSTPTPTQSVPEEILHANRVIQSLNSSSTVAHIAGTGLKVIPSLSIFSSLRCVNLSNNSIVHVSPGSLPKGLHALNLSRNKITSIEGFRELTRLRVLDLSYNRLTRIGHGLSNCTIIKELYLSGNKIGEIEGLHRLLKLTVLDLSFNKITTTKALGQLVANYQSLLALNLLGNPVQINVSDDLLRKNVCSLLPKLAYLNKEAVDNQKAREIKESVGKSALGNNSWNSRKRSTKRASHGRQISSGSGHRQRSASRTPRHGSMLRIDSSAVRASPSYSKPQI from the exons ATGTCAAGGTTCAATTGCTTTTTTCAACTggctgggaagaagaagaagaataaagatAAG GATTTTTCAAAAGGTTCTGATTATAATAGGAAGCTTAAAACCTTGAATGTGATGCTTGAATCCCCTGCGAAAACTTGTGAACCTAATGGTTCAAATTCAACTTCTTTTACCATGCCGGTTCCATTTTCCATACCAGAAAACGCTAGATGCAATGTGAAGGTAACAAAAAGCCACGATAGTCCTGTTAAGGATGAGGCCATGGAAGTAGCATATGAAGGGGGAGATGAGCATGAAGAGAACCAACCCATTAAAAAGGACTTTTCTGATCATGTAGATCTGCATACTCATTCCCTAGAGAAAAAGTCGGTTCATTTTGATCAATTTGAGAATCCAAGTGagaaagatgatgatgatgatgatgctaAGTTGAGCCTTGAGATAATGCAAAGTGGCCATGTGAGTGATCCAGGGACAAGAAAGGCGGAGTTCTTGGCTTCGCCAAAGCTGAAACGATCTTGTTCTAATCTGGAAACGAGAAGCATGTTTAGGAGAAACACCGAGCAGGCTTCCATGTTGCACACTTATTTGAACGAAGAGTTGGAGAAATTAGTGGAGAGAGGAACCAACAATTTCCGGCCACATCACCAAGGCAGTCCTACTTCTATCATGACCCGTTGCAGTGCAGATAAAGTGATGTTGAAGAAGCATTCATCAAGCCAAATACTTCCTTCAGGCAGCAGGAAAATATGGTGGAAGTTATTTCTCTGGAGCCACAGAAATATGTCTATGCTATGGACAAACAAAAACCAAGTTCCCGAAAACTCAAATTTCAATCAGCAAGGCGGGTACTCATCAGATACCCTGGAACCGAGCAGGGCCTTGAAGTTGGATCAAGTGGAATCTCCCATCTCTAAAAGCCGTTTGTGGCCTCAGAACCAATGGCTGGCTTTCTCTGCTGAATCACCTTTAAGCAGAGTGGACGAATGGATGAAAGAACTCCCAATTCAACCTCAACTCCTCAAAAAGGAGGACGATAACGACTGTCTTATATCCTATCCTCCTTCGCCAGCTAGAAGCTCGACACCCACGCCAACTCAGAGTGTTCCAGAAGAGATTTTGCATGCAAACAGAGTAATACAATCTCTCAATTCTTCGTCAACTGTCGCGCACATAGCAGGAACTGGCTTGAAAGTCATCCCCAGCCTTTCAATATTTTCCAGCCTTCGATGTGTTAACTTATCTAATAACTCCATTG TTCATGTAAGTCCTGGATCTCTGCCAAAAGGTCTCCATGCTCTCAACTTATCTAGGAACAAGATCACTTCTATAGAAGGGTTTCGAGAGCTGACTCGGTTACGCGTGTTGGATCTTAGTTACAACCGTCTTACCAGAATTGGACATG GGTTATCAAACTGTACAATAATAAAAGAGCTTTATCTATCTGGGAACAAAATCGGAGAAATCGAGGGATTACACAGACTCCTGAAACTGACAGTACTAGATTTAAGCTTCAACAAGATAACCACAACAAAAGCACTTGGTCAGCTTGTGGCAAATTACCAATCTCTCCTAGCTCTGAACCTGTTAGGAAATCCTGTCCAGATCAATGTTAGTGATGATCTTCTCAGGAAGAATGTCTGCAGTCTCCTCCCGAAACTCGCTTATTTGAACAAAGAGGCAGTGGATAATCAGAAGGCTCGGGAAATAAAAGAGAGCGTTGGTAAATCTGCATTAGGGAATAACAGTTGGAACTCTCGTAAAAGATCGACGAAAAGAGCTAGCCATGGACGTCAAATTTCTTCCGGCAGTGGGCATAGGCAGAGATCAGCTAGCCGTACCCCACGCCACGGTTCGATGCTGAGGATAGACTCTTCTGCTGTTCGTGCTTCACCATCCTATTCAAAACCacagatttga